One Salvelinus sp. IW2-2015 linkage group LG4q.2, ASM291031v2, whole genome shotgun sequence DNA window includes the following coding sequences:
- the zbtb24 gene encoding zinc finger and BTB domain-containing protein 24 isoform X2: MSEKTLITPTSLTAIHSTTHRDTILCKFDKLRKRELLCDITLIVEDVHFKAHKALLAASSDYFSLMFTAEEQISQSTYRLDGMAAETFGAVLEFIYSAQVSVEESVTEQLLDLARLLEVSDLVKAHADHNLNITYPGVEGRGLSNITCPGFEVRPEVNTDSGEGKGLGEGTSAVMQPKRKRGRPRKNEVDMSVKTLEESNKQEVRSDIINIQDAANEKQQVTVDDVTVDCVDPEECLVESHEKLDSPIRDSDDADYDPRSARTRRQSKRKIRPPVKFKGYRVGDRDDTTSECREPGKRGRKRKYPNTEARCEDCGKVFKNHLFLKIHQRTHTGEKPFKCFACGKSFTQKHTLLVHQRMHTGEKPFVCTVCSKALSTKHSLVDHMNLHTEEKTFSCDKCEKTFSQKRQLKSHHRVHTGEKPFTCEICGKCFTAKSTLQTHIRIHRGEKPYVCNVCNKSFSDASARRRHVASHTGKKPFTCSFCNLSFARLDNLKTHTKTHNKESVVTITTEETQCGAGVVEEEAGVTTGATEEVRSILQLQQYQLPGHPEQEIQLVVTGDVDNLNNLNFVPSHCGHDQGISIITTTEGGVSEAADQAHSRLTLLTQPSGHMQNVALVTQGSVDHHNQQIQTISVLQDGHMTNGVGVAGQPEQMHVITLSKEDMEHLQAHHGPPQPLHIAPRPGSLPGPGSVQQLHVMQHQHQTLSQLAVTQDQSTILGQMSREQQGQAQAIHINSQSSQPISISQTSEQIPSHHIQGQTFQIQAGTVSYLYTTSLAPP, from the exons ATGTCTGAGAAGACCCTAATCACACCCACCTCCCTCACAGCCATTCATTcaacaacacacagggacaccatCCTCTGCAAATTTGACAAGCTGAGAAAACGAGAGCTTCTGTGTGACATCACCCTTATCGTAGAAGATGTGCACTTCAAAGCACATAAGGCCCTGTTGGCTGCCAGCAGTGACTACTTCTCCCTCATGTTCACTGCTGAGGAGCAGATCAGCCAGTCTACCTACAGGCTGGACGGCATGGCGGCGGAGACCTTTGGAGCTGTACTAGAATTCATCTACAGTGCCCAG GTATCTGTGGAGGAGAGTGTTACCGAGCAGCTACTAGACCTGGCCAGACTCCTAGAGGTTAGTGACCTTGTGAAAGCCCACGCGGACCATAACCTGAACATTACCTATCCAGGTGTAGAGGGGAGGGGCCTTAGTAACATCACCTGTCCTGGTTTCGAGGTGAGACCGGAAGTGAACACAGACAGCGGAGAAGGTAAAGGACTGGGAGAAGGGACATCGGCAGTGATGCAGCCGAAACGGAAAAGGGGTCGTCCCAGGAAGAATGAAGTGGACATGTCTGTGAAGACATTGGAAGAATCCAACAAACAGGAAGTAAGAAGTGATATCATCAATATCCAGGATGCAGCCAATGAAAAGCAGCAGGTTACAGTTGATGATGTCACAGTAGACTGTGTAGACCCTGAAGAATGTCTGGTTGAGTCACATGAAAAACTGGATTCTCCAATAAGAGACTCTGATGATGCAGActatgatcctagatcagcccgtACTAGGCGGCAGAGTAAGAGGAAGATCAGACCGCCGGTGAAATTTAAGGGCTACCGGGTGGGGGACCGGGACGACACTACGTCTGAATGCAGAGAACCAGGGAAGAGGGGCAGGAAGAGAAAATACCCCAACACAGAGGCACGGTGTGAAGACTGTGGGAAAGTGTTCAAAAACCACCTGTTCTTAAAGATACACCAACGGACTCATACAG GTGAAAAGCCTTTCAAGTGTTTTgcgtgtgggaagagtttcacaCAGAAGCACACCCTCCTGGTTCACCAGCGGatgcacactggagagaaacccttcGTCTGTACCGTCTGCTCTAAAGCCCTGTCCACCAAACACTCACTAGTGGATCACATGAACTTACACACAG AGGAGAAAACATTCAGCTGTGACAAATGTGAAAAGACGTTCAGCCAGAAGAGACAACTGAAGAGCCATCACAGGGTCCATACGG GTGAGAAGCCTTTCACTTGTGAGATCTGTGGAAAGTGTTTTACAGCCAAGAGCACACTACAGACACACATCAGGATTCACAG AGGAGAGAAGCCGTATGTCTGTAACGTCTGCAACAAGTCATTCTCCGATGCCAGTGCCAGGCGACGTCACGTAGCCTCCCATACCGGAAAGAAGCCATTCACCTGCTCCTTTTGCAACCTGTCCTTCGCTCGCCTGGACAACTTGAAGACCCACACCAAAACGCACAACAAGGAGAGCGTAGTCACCATCACCACCGAGGAGACCCAGTGCGGGGCTGGGGTGGTGGAAGAGGAGGCTGGGGTCACCACAGGGGCAACGGAGGAG GTACGCAGCATCCTACAGCTCCAGCAGTACCAGCTACCTGGTCACCCAGAGCAGGAGATACAGCTGGTTGTGACTGGAGATGTTGATAATCTCAACAACCTCAACTTTGTGCCCAGTCACTGTGGGCATGATCAGGGCATCAGCATTATTACTACAACAGAGGGCGGTGTCTCTGAGGCGGCAGACCAGGCCCACTCCAGACTGACCCTCCTCACCCAGCCGTCAGGACACATGCAAAACGTGGCCTTAGTCACACAG GGCAGCGTGGACCATCACAACCAGCAGATCCAGACTATCAGCGTGCTGCAGGACGGACACATGACCAACGGGGTTGGGGTCGCAGGGCAGCCTGAACAGATGCATGTCATCACTCTATCTAAGGAGGACATGGAGCACCTTCAGGCCCACCACGGGCCGCCCCAGCCCCTGCACATAGCACCCAGGCCTGGCTCCctccctggccctggctctgtACAGCAGCTCCACGTCATGCAGCACCAGCATCAGACCCTCTCTCAGCTGGCTGTGACCCAGGACCAGAGCACCATCCTGGGGCAGATGAGCAGAGAGCAGCAGGGTCAGGCCCAGGCTATCCACATCAacagccagagcagccagcccATCTCAATCAGTCAGACCAGTGAACAGATCCCAAGCCACCATATCCAGGGCCAGACCTTCCAGATACAGGCTGGTACTGTCTCCTACCTCTACACCACCAGCCTAGCCCCGCCATAG
- the zbtb24 gene encoding zinc finger and BTB domain-containing protein 24 isoform X1, which produces MSEKTLITPTSLTAIHSTTHRDTILCKFDKLRKRELLCDITLIVEDVHFKAHKALLAASSDYFSLMFTAEEQISQSTYRLDGMAAETFGAVLEFIYSAQVSVEESVTEQLLDLARLLEVSDLVKAHADHNLNITYPGVEGRGLSNITCPGFEVRPEVNTDSGEGKGLGEGTSAVMQPKRKRGRPRKNEVDMSVKTLEESNKQEVRSDIINIQDAANEKQQVTVDDVTVDCVDPEECLVESHEKLDSPIRDSDDADYDPRSARTRRQSKRKIRPPVKFKGYRVGDRDDTTSECREPGKRGRKRKYPNTEARCEDCGKVFKNHLFLKIHQRTHTGEKPFKCFACGKSFTQKHTLLVHQRMHTGEKPFVCTVCSKALSTKHSLVDHMNLHTEEKTFSCDKCEKTFSQKRQLKSHHRVHTGKSLPECAHCQRRFMDTAQLKKHMRTHTGEKPFTCEICGKCFTAKSTLQTHIRIHRGEKPYVCNVCNKSFSDASARRRHVASHTGKKPFTCSFCNLSFARLDNLKTHTKTHNKESVVTITTEETQCGAGVVEEEAGVTTGATEEVRSILQLQQYQLPGHPEQEIQLVVTGDVDNLNNLNFVPSHCGHDQGISIITTTEGGVSEAADQAHSRLTLLTQPSGHMQNVALVTQGSVDHHNQQIQTISVLQDGHMTNGVGVAGQPEQMHVITLSKEDMEHLQAHHGPPQPLHIAPRPGSLPGPGSVQQLHVMQHQHQTLSQLAVTQDQSTILGQMSREQQGQAQAIHINSQSSQPISISQTSEQIPSHHIQGQTFQIQAGTVSYLYTTSLAPP; this is translated from the exons ATGTCTGAGAAGACCCTAATCACACCCACCTCCCTCACAGCCATTCATTcaacaacacacagggacaccatCCTCTGCAAATTTGACAAGCTGAGAAAACGAGAGCTTCTGTGTGACATCACCCTTATCGTAGAAGATGTGCACTTCAAAGCACATAAGGCCCTGTTGGCTGCCAGCAGTGACTACTTCTCCCTCATGTTCACTGCTGAGGAGCAGATCAGCCAGTCTACCTACAGGCTGGACGGCATGGCGGCGGAGACCTTTGGAGCTGTACTAGAATTCATCTACAGTGCCCAG GTATCTGTGGAGGAGAGTGTTACCGAGCAGCTACTAGACCTGGCCAGACTCCTAGAGGTTAGTGACCTTGTGAAAGCCCACGCGGACCATAACCTGAACATTACCTATCCAGGTGTAGAGGGGAGGGGCCTTAGTAACATCACCTGTCCTGGTTTCGAGGTGAGACCGGAAGTGAACACAGACAGCGGAGAAGGTAAAGGACTGGGAGAAGGGACATCGGCAGTGATGCAGCCGAAACGGAAAAGGGGTCGTCCCAGGAAGAATGAAGTGGACATGTCTGTGAAGACATTGGAAGAATCCAACAAACAGGAAGTAAGAAGTGATATCATCAATATCCAGGATGCAGCCAATGAAAAGCAGCAGGTTACAGTTGATGATGTCACAGTAGACTGTGTAGACCCTGAAGAATGTCTGGTTGAGTCACATGAAAAACTGGATTCTCCAATAAGAGACTCTGATGATGCAGActatgatcctagatcagcccgtACTAGGCGGCAGAGTAAGAGGAAGATCAGACCGCCGGTGAAATTTAAGGGCTACCGGGTGGGGGACCGGGACGACACTACGTCTGAATGCAGAGAACCAGGGAAGAGGGGCAGGAAGAGAAAATACCCCAACACAGAGGCACGGTGTGAAGACTGTGGGAAAGTGTTCAAAAACCACCTGTTCTTAAAGATACACCAACGGACTCATACAG GTGAAAAGCCTTTCAAGTGTTTTgcgtgtgggaagagtttcacaCAGAAGCACACCCTCCTGGTTCACCAGCGGatgcacactggagagaaacccttcGTCTGTACCGTCTGCTCTAAAGCCCTGTCCACCAAACACTCACTAGTGGATCACATGAACTTACACACAG AGGAGAAAACATTCAGCTGTGACAAATGTGAAAAGACGTTCAGCCAGAAGAGACAACTGAAGAGCCATCACAGGGTCCATACGGGTAAATCTTTACCAGAATGTGCACACTGTCAACGTAGGTTCATGGATACAGCGCAACTGAAGAAGCACATGAGAACTCACACAG GTGAGAAGCCTTTCACTTGTGAGATCTGTGGAAAGTGTTTTACAGCCAAGAGCACACTACAGACACACATCAGGATTCACAG AGGAGAGAAGCCGTATGTCTGTAACGTCTGCAACAAGTCATTCTCCGATGCCAGTGCCAGGCGACGTCACGTAGCCTCCCATACCGGAAAGAAGCCATTCACCTGCTCCTTTTGCAACCTGTCCTTCGCTCGCCTGGACAACTTGAAGACCCACACCAAAACGCACAACAAGGAGAGCGTAGTCACCATCACCACCGAGGAGACCCAGTGCGGGGCTGGGGTGGTGGAAGAGGAGGCTGGGGTCACCACAGGGGCAACGGAGGAG GTACGCAGCATCCTACAGCTCCAGCAGTACCAGCTACCTGGTCACCCAGAGCAGGAGATACAGCTGGTTGTGACTGGAGATGTTGATAATCTCAACAACCTCAACTTTGTGCCCAGTCACTGTGGGCATGATCAGGGCATCAGCATTATTACTACAACAGAGGGCGGTGTCTCTGAGGCGGCAGACCAGGCCCACTCCAGACTGACCCTCCTCACCCAGCCGTCAGGACACATGCAAAACGTGGCCTTAGTCACACAG GGCAGCGTGGACCATCACAACCAGCAGATCCAGACTATCAGCGTGCTGCAGGACGGACACATGACCAACGGGGTTGGGGTCGCAGGGCAGCCTGAACAGATGCATGTCATCACTCTATCTAAGGAGGACATGGAGCACCTTCAGGCCCACCACGGGCCGCCCCAGCCCCTGCACATAGCACCCAGGCCTGGCTCCctccctggccctggctctgtACAGCAGCTCCACGTCATGCAGCACCAGCATCAGACCCTCTCTCAGCTGGCTGTGACCCAGGACCAGAGCACCATCCTGGGGCAGATGAGCAGAGAGCAGCAGGGTCAGGCCCAGGCTATCCACATCAacagccagagcagccagcccATCTCAATCAGTCAGACCAGTGAACAGATCCCAAGCCACCATATCCAGGGCCAGACCTTCCAGATACAGGCTGGTACTGTCTCCTACCTCTACACCACCAGCCTAGCCCCGCCATAG